The Vitis vinifera cultivar Pinot Noir 40024 chromosome 12, ASM3070453v1 genome has a segment encoding these proteins:
- the LOC100243318 gene encoding uncharacterized protein LOC100243318: protein MRSNFKVGSYITLGAVVKSKAQLVGIHERVRSDIEGNLAPKSSVQPPKGSLSTTQGEGKRVATAANPNAEDAAELLRMCMRCGIPKTYSSARGMVCPQCGDRPLADANEETDKKKGSTIKEKEKNKRMKGQSSHASWKSETEMQLRQQYD, encoded by the exons ATGAGAAGTAACTTTAAAGTTGGATCTTATATTACTTTAGGTGCTGTTGTGAAATCCAAAGCCCAGCTAGTCGGAATCCATGAGAGAGTGAGAAGTGATATTGAGGGTAACCTTGCTCCAAAATCATCAGTTCAACCTCCAAAGGGTTCTTTGAGCACAACACAAGGGGAAGGGAAGCGGGTGGCAACTGCTGCTAATCCTAATGCAGAAGATGCTGCTGAACTTCTGAG GATGTGTATGCGATGTGGAATACCCAAGACATACTCCAGTGCGCGAGGAATGGTCTGCCCACAATGTGGGGATCGCCCACTTGCAGATGCAAATGAAGAGACTGACAAGAAGAAGGGATCAACCATcaaagaaaaggagaagaacAAGAGGATGAAAGGGCAGTCATCTCATGCTTCTTGGAAAAGTGAGACAGAGATGCAGCTCCGGCAGCAGTATGATTAG